A single region of the Erythrobacter sp. HL-111 genome encodes:
- a CDS encoding mechanosensitive ion channel family protein, producing MENWFERMRGLVTSDWEAIGAAALAAGIAVAIALVAHRLVFRALRRVSRSSESEADDIVVRELVSPTRWAVVALALVLSARAMPLLDSAWQAVAGFVVPALIGWIALSIMQATVKALELRADITVADNLEARRRRTRLAIFSRIGTFAIVFVTIGLMLLSIPGIRDIGVTLMASAGLAALAVGAAAQPALKALIGGLQMALTEPIRIDDVVIMDGEWGRIEDIRTTYVVVRIWDERRLIVPAHKFLEESFQNWTRSDSQLLGTVFLHLDPMAQVDQVRARYEELITAHPLWDGRVQAVQVTDTAPDYMEVRLLMSAKDAGTAFDLRCDIREAMMAFIRDEMPEAVARRRVEPIDGDGLDVLPD from the coding sequence ATGGAAAACTGGTTCGAGCGGATGCGCGGCCTCGTCACGAGCGATTGGGAGGCCATTGGCGCGGCAGCGCTCGCCGCGGGCATCGCGGTGGCGATCGCGCTCGTCGCGCACCGCCTCGTCTTTCGCGCGCTGCGCCGGGTTTCCCGTTCGAGCGAGAGCGAGGCGGACGACATCGTCGTGCGCGAACTGGTCAGCCCGACCCGCTGGGCCGTGGTCGCGCTCGCCCTCGTGCTGTCGGCGCGGGCCATGCCGCTGCTCGATTCCGCCTGGCAGGCGGTCGCGGGCTTCGTGGTGCCCGCGCTGATCGGCTGGATCGCGCTTTCGATCATGCAGGCGACGGTGAAGGCGCTCGAACTGCGCGCGGACATCACCGTGGCGGACAATCTCGAGGCGCGCCGGCGGCGCACCCGGCTCGCGATCTTCAGCCGGATCGGGACCTTCGCGATCGTCTTCGTGACGATCGGCCTCATGCTGCTCTCGATCCCGGGCATCCGCGACATCGGGGTCACCCTCATGGCCTCCGCCGGCCTTGCCGCGCTCGCGGTGGGCGCGGCGGCGCAGCCTGCCCTGAAAGCGCTGATCGGCGGGCTGCAGATGGCGCTGACCGAGCCCATCCGGATCGACGACGTCGTCATCATGGACGGCGAATGGGGGCGGATCGAGGATATCCGCACGACCTATGTCGTCGTCCGCATCTGGGACGAGCGGCGGCTGATCGTGCCCGCGCACAAGTTCCTCGAGGAGAGTTTCCAGAACTGGACCCGGAGCGATTCGCAGCTGCTCGGAACGGTCTTCCTCCATCTCGACCCGATGGCGCAGGTCGACCAGGTGCGGGCCAGGTACGAGGAGCTGATCACCGCCCACCCCCTGTGGGACGGGCGGGTACAGGCGGTCCAGGTGACCGACACCGCGCCCGATTACATGGAGGTCCGCCTGCTGATGAGCGCGAAGGACGCGGGCACGGCGTTCGACCTGCGCTGCGATATCCGCGAGGCGATGATGGCCTTCATCCGCGACGAAATGCCCGAGGCGGTCGCGCGGCGCCGGGTCGAACCGATCGACGGCGACGGGCTCGACGTGTTGCCCGACTGA